CCGCATGTGGTCGTACAGGATGATGTCTTCAATCAGTCGCGCATCACCTCTACCGTCATATGCGCCCTGACCAGCAATCTGAAGCGCGTGACCGAACCGGGTAATGTCATGCTGGAACTGGGCGAAGCAGCTCTGGATAAACAAAGTGTGGTCGTGGTATCGCAGATATCTTCCATACCTAAAAATCAGCTCGGCGAGTTCATAGGTCATTTGTCTGATGAGCGGGTCATGCAGATACTGGCGGGTATCAGGTTTCAGCAAAAGACTTTTTTTGAAGCCTGATTCTGAACTTGGTGCAAAAAAATAAAAGGCTCAGCAATGGCTTATGACCTCGTAGTTGGCAAAAGCAGCAAAGTAAAAGACGCACCGGATATCGTAGGTGGGATCGAGTTTGATGAATTGCCGCAGATCGCCCGTTTATTGAAAAGGGCAGATATTTCTTTTTTACACCGCATTTCCAATCTCTTCGAAGACCAGGCATTTTCTGAAGATGAAATAGAACAGGCTTTCAGCTCGCTGTTGCCTTTGCTGCTACTCGACCTGCAAGCAGGTGAAAGGCAATTCCTTCAAAAACTGATTTCTGTCCTGACTTATGCAAAATGGAAGCAATCATGTCTGTATTGCGTTGCAGATTGATTTTCTTGCCTTATTAGGACTGGTATCGTCCTAATTGCAAGATATGCTGACTCCATCGTATTTACACACATTCGTAGTCATGGAGAACAGCAATGCTTACCTCATCAGATACTACAAGTCTGGACAAGCCCATTATGGCCGCTGAGTGCTGCAATATCGTGGAATTGCGCCAGTATGTGACTTACCCAGGCAAACGGGATGCACTGATCTCACTGTTTGAGAAGCACTTCATAGAAAGCCAGGAAGAAACCGGCATACGTGTGCTCGGTCAGTTTCGCGATATCAACGATCCCTATCGTTATACCTGGTTGCGTGGCTTTCCCAATATGGCAGCACGCAAGCAGGCGCTGACGGATTTTTATTCAGGCAAGGCCTGGCAGGCATACCGCAATGAAGCCAATGCAACTTTGTATGATAACGACGATGTGTTATTGCTGCGCCCTGCCTCTGCTGGCAGTGGTTTCAAATTGGGTTCGCGTACCAGGCCTGCGCCGGATAGAATTGCCCCACGTAGCGGCTTCGTCGTGACAACGGTTTACCATTTTGCGCAGGAAGTCAGCTCTGACTTTATCAGCAAATTCAATGAACGTTTGATGCCCATGTTTGAGCGCCATGGGGCGCATATCATGGGACGTTTTGTCACGAAAAAGAACCGCAATACTTTTGAACGCCTGCCCGTACGTGAGAATGTGAATGTGTTTGTCTGGTTTGCTTCCTACACTGACCGTGCAGGCTATGAAGCCTGTCTGACAAAATTAGCCGGGGACGCGCTGTGGCGGGATCAGGCATTTGCTGACCTGTATAAGTCATTGCAAGGCTGGCCTGAGATCATTATGCTGGAACCTGCATCAC
This is a stretch of genomic DNA from Undibacterium sp. KW1. It encodes these proteins:
- a CDS encoding type II toxin-antitoxin system PemK/MazF family toxin; translated protein: MTSKIKRGDIYWASPDEERSTVAGLAHPHVVVQDDVFNQSRITSTVICALTSNLKRVTEPGNVMLELGEAALDKQSVVVVSQISSIPKNQLGEFIGHLSDERVMQILAGIRFQQKTFFEA
- a CDS encoding NIPSNAP family protein, which produces MLTSSDTTSLDKPIMAAECCNIVELRQYVTYPGKRDALISLFEKHFIESQEETGIRVLGQFRDINDPYRYTWLRGFPNMAARKQALTDFYSGKAWQAYRNEANATLYDNDDVLLLRPASAGSGFKLGSRTRPAPDRIAPRSGFVVTTVYHFAQEVSSDFISKFNERLMPMFERHGAHIMGRFVTKKNRNTFERLPVRENVNVFVWFASYTDRAGYEACLTKLAGDALWRDQAFADLYKSLQGWPEIIMLEPASRSLLP